In Streptomyces sp. NBC_00414, a single window of DNA contains:
- a CDS encoding SDR family NAD(P)-dependent oxidoreductase: MSSKDQTQDQKVAVITGASQGIGAGLVDAYRKLGYAVVATSRTIAPSADAGVLTVQGDIADPATAERVIAAGVEEFGRIDTLVNNAGLFVAKPFTDYTADDYAAVTGVNLAGFFRITQLAIGQMLAQGGGHIVNITTSLVDNADSDVPSVLASLTKGGLQSATKSLAIEYATRGIRTNAVSPGTIRTPMHPAETHEALAALQPVGRLGEESDIVDAVIYLENAPFVTGEILHVDGGMSAGH, encoded by the coding sequence ATGAGCTCCAAGGACCAGACCCAGGACCAGAAGGTCGCCGTCATCACCGGTGCTTCGCAGGGCATCGGCGCCGGCCTCGTCGACGCCTACCGCAAGCTCGGTTACGCCGTCGTCGCCACCTCACGCACGATCGCACCCTCCGCCGACGCGGGAGTCCTCACCGTCCAGGGTGACATCGCCGACCCCGCCACCGCCGAGCGCGTGATCGCCGCCGGTGTCGAGGAGTTCGGACGTATCGACACCCTGGTCAACAACGCCGGTCTCTTCGTCGCCAAGCCCTTCACCGACTACACCGCCGACGACTACGCCGCGGTGACCGGTGTGAACCTGGCCGGCTTCTTCCGCATCACCCAGCTGGCCATCGGGCAGATGCTCGCCCAGGGCGGCGGTCACATCGTCAACATCACCACCAGCCTGGTCGACAACGCGGACTCCGACGTCCCCTCCGTGCTCGCCTCACTGACCAAGGGCGGTCTGCAGTCCGCCACGAAGTCCCTCGCCATCGAGTACGCCACCCGCGGGATCCGTACCAACGCGGTCTCCCCGGGCACCATCAGGACCCCGATGCACCCCGCGGAGACCCACGAGGCCCTCGCGGCCCTGCAGCCGGTCGGCCGGCTGGGCGAGGAGAGCGACATCGTCGACGCGGTGATCTACCTGGAGAACGCCCCGTTCGTCACCGGCGAGATCCTGCACGTCGACGGCGGCATGAGCGCGGGCCACTGA
- a CDS encoding PaaI family thioesterase: MDRSRTFTWEDPAVSAGAVGKATGLDFLRDIVAGRLPAPPIASALGFSLEEVEHGRAVFVLAPGEEHYNPIGSVHGGVYATLLDSAAGCAVQSVLPQGTAYTSLDLSLKFLRPITVDTGKVRAVGTVLNSGRRTALAQAELFDSTDRLLAHATSSCLLFPMPATS; this comes from the coding sequence ATGGACAGATCGCGAACGTTCACCTGGGAGGATCCGGCTGTTTCGGCGGGAGCCGTGGGAAAGGCCACGGGCCTGGACTTCCTGCGCGACATCGTCGCCGGACGCCTTCCCGCCCCGCCCATCGCGTCTGCCCTGGGCTTCAGCCTGGAGGAGGTCGAGCACGGCCGGGCCGTCTTCGTGCTGGCTCCGGGGGAGGAGCACTACAACCCGATCGGAAGCGTCCACGGCGGTGTCTACGCCACGCTGCTCGACTCGGCGGCCGGCTGCGCCGTTCAGTCGGTGCTGCCCCAGGGCACGGCGTACACCTCGCTCGACCTCTCGTTGAAGTTCCTGCGCCCGATCACCGTGGACACGGGCAAGGTCCGTGCTGTCGGCACCGTCCTGAACAGCGGCCGCCGCACCGCCCTCGCGCAGGCCGAACTCTTCGACTCCACCGACCGACTGCTCGCCCACGCCACCAGCAGCTGCCTGCTCTTCCCGATGCCCGCGACCAGCTGA
- a CDS encoding TetR/AcrR family transcriptional regulator has protein sequence MPPDHRRVDPRRKPRQVRAELTRGRILAAAAHVFAEYGYAAGTTNRIAEEARVSIGSLYQYFPNKDAILAELLVQHIGGGTTGGTADGGGEDILAMSLQDALRTLVRATIDNHRGDPHLLRIMLEQAPRSSGLAEKLARYEKERVAQIRELLEKHPDAHVRDVDTAAVLIVSTIEFVTHNLMSEPRPVEARRLEDELVTMLSRYLAP, from the coding sequence GTGCCTCCCGACCACCGGCGTGTCGACCCACGTCGCAAGCCCCGTCAGGTGCGTGCCGAGCTGACTCGCGGCCGCATCCTCGCTGCCGCTGCTCACGTTTTCGCCGAGTACGGATACGCCGCCGGCACGACCAACCGCATCGCCGAGGAGGCCCGGGTCTCCATCGGCTCGCTCTACCAGTACTTCCCCAACAAGGACGCGATCCTCGCCGAGTTGCTGGTGCAGCACATCGGGGGCGGTACCACCGGCGGAACTGCCGACGGTGGCGGCGAGGACATACTCGCCATGAGCCTTCAGGACGCCCTGCGCACGCTCGTCCGCGCGACCATCGACAACCACCGGGGCGACCCGCACCTGCTGCGCATCATGCTCGAACAGGCTCCGCGTTCCTCCGGGCTCGCGGAGAAGCTGGCACGGTACGAGAAGGAGCGCGTGGCGCAGATCCGCGAGCTTCTGGAGAAGCATCCGGACGCCCACGTGCGCGACGTCGACACAGCCGCGGTGCTGATCGTGTCCACCATCGAGTTCGTCACGCACAATCTGATGTCGGAACCCCGACCGGTCGAGGCCCGGCGGCTCGAAGACGAACTCGTGACCATGCTGAGCCGCTACCTCGCCCCGTAG
- a CDS encoding TetR/AcrR family transcriptional regulator, with product MGRTSDAREKILAAAQSLIELRGYSALGVAEICKAAGVPKGSFYYFFDSKEALALAVIDEHWAGQKDTWEHILGTDTEPLDRLRRLFEEAEAAQFAGQESCGSVSGCLFGNLTLEMSNQTESVRTRLQEIFEAQVDMVDSVVAEALGRQEVTVTDTREAARAVVAQLEGQVLFAKLYNNTRRLGSLWANCLALLGARTVREVAAGV from the coding sequence ATGGGACGGACCAGCGACGCCAGGGAGAAGATCCTCGCCGCCGCGCAGTCGCTCATCGAGCTGCGTGGTTACTCGGCTCTGGGTGTGGCCGAGATCTGCAAGGCGGCCGGTGTGCCCAAGGGCAGCTTCTACTATTTCTTCGATTCCAAGGAAGCTCTCGCGCTGGCCGTGATCGACGAGCACTGGGCCGGCCAGAAGGACACCTGGGAACACATCCTCGGCACAGACACGGAACCACTGGACCGGCTGCGTCGGCTGTTCGAGGAGGCGGAGGCCGCACAGTTCGCCGGGCAGGAGAGCTGTGGCAGCGTCTCGGGGTGCCTGTTCGGGAACCTCACCCTGGAGATGAGCAATCAGACCGAGTCGGTCCGCACGCGGTTGCAGGAGATCTTCGAGGCCCAGGTCGACATGGTCGACTCGGTCGTCGCCGAGGCCCTCGGACGTCAGGAGGTCACCGTGACCGATACCCGGGAGGCCGCACGCGCGGTGGTGGCTCAGCTGGAGGGCCAGGTCCTGTTCGCCAAGCTCTACAACAACACGCGGCGGCTCGGCTCCCTGTGGGCGAACTGCCTGGCCCTGCTCGGCGCCCGCACGGTGCGTGAGGTCGCGGCCGGCGTCTGA
- a CDS encoding GOLPH3/VPS74 family protein, translating into MTTPRDLLIITMDVASGSPVGQGDLSLALAGAELIDLGDARALTLDDDRIVPGPQGTHGDRLLDEAASALTREAPYESVEDWLWRRGRGLSSVYLAALSAEGEATEPRHQWIPFRSEATRLTDSPARRRAADRWASGEPVLAYLAAAVGVHDEPAEEVANLVDDRVVTVLAAVNEAVRELEAVRQRRSIENAAFDNIWRGQ; encoded by the coding sequence ATGACCACACCGCGCGACCTGCTGATCATCACCATGGACGTGGCGTCCGGCAGTCCCGTCGGGCAGGGCGACCTGTCGCTGGCTCTTGCGGGCGCCGAACTGATCGACCTCGGCGACGCCCGGGCACTCACCCTGGACGACGACCGCATCGTGCCCGGCCCGCAGGGGACTCATGGCGATCGTCTGCTGGACGAGGCGGCATCGGCGCTCACCCGTGAGGCACCGTACGAGTCCGTCGAGGACTGGCTGTGGCGCCGGGGCCGCGGCCTGTCCTCGGTCTACCTCGCCGCCCTGAGCGCGGAAGGAGAAGCCACTGAGCCACGCCACCAGTGGATCCCGTTCCGGAGCGAGGCGACCAGGTTGACCGACTCACCGGCCCGCCGTCGCGCGGCCGACCGCTGGGCGTCGGGCGAGCCCGTTCTCGCCTACCTCGCGGCGGCCGTCGGCGTCCACGACGAGCCGGCCGAAGAGGTCGCGAACCTCGTCGACGACAGGGTCGTGACCGTACTGGCCGCCGTCAACGAGGCGGTACGGGAACTGGAGGCCGTACGGCAGCGGCGGAGCATCGAGAACGCGGCCTTCGACAACATCTGGCGCGGCCAGTGA
- a CDS encoding winged helix-turn-helix transcriptional regulator encodes MEWVEVSTENCTVRRTLDVIGEKWSLLVLRDAMNGVRRFDDFRRHIGLSDAILADRLRKLVGAGILDTVPYQESGRRTRHEYRLTKKGWDLWPVMLALKGWGDRYTADPEGPPLDVYHADCGEPVRTVVTCADSHGPLRPQEARTRPGPSAQPLS; translated from the coding sequence ATGGAGTGGGTTGAAGTCAGTACCGAGAACTGCACCGTCCGGCGCACACTGGATGTGATCGGCGAGAAGTGGTCGCTTCTCGTGCTCCGGGACGCCATGAACGGAGTCCGGCGCTTCGACGACTTCCGGCGGCACATCGGCCTTTCGGACGCGATACTCGCGGACCGGCTGCGCAAGTTGGTCGGGGCGGGGATCCTGGACACCGTTCCCTATCAGGAGTCCGGGCGGCGTACCCGGCACGAGTACCGGCTCACGAAGAAGGGCTGGGACCTGTGGCCCGTGATGCTCGCCCTCAAGGGATGGGGAGACAGGTACACCGCCGACCCGGAGGGTCCACCGCTCGACGTCTACCACGCGGACTGCGGCGAACCGGTCCGTACGGTGGTCACCTGCGCCGACAGCCACGGCCCGCTGCGCCCCCAGGAGGCACGCACTCGGCCGGGGCCTTCCGCACAGCCGTTGTCCTGA
- a CDS encoding 2Fe-2S iron-sulfur cluster-binding protein has product MPSTPPPDSSPAAGPPSPASISRMTTVEEVVAAVGRASPMVMKKQIDRLDEGCTTVIRRAPIAGLGYEDSRGDRRTTFVGGAPGFARVDSATRIAVPFATADRPERPAPHSGVSFVFLLPGVGETLRLNGNLAAYDGAFLVVDVQEAYVHCARAVLRSRLWQQQHAGAPALTPTASAAGTGPASARDTAGTGPVSSRDMAVGTGPASETAGAPLHRPGIAQFLRSAPFLVLSSGDSSGGGDTSPRGDQPGFARALDGHTLVLPDRKGNQRADTLHNLLQDERIALAALVPGRTEVLHLHGTAHVTDDPALLETMSLRGAPPQAALVIRVRDAALRTSPVVERAQLWSPAAHVERGAVPDLIALASRHAAANPTKVKGGPPAFLAKPLAAFPRFTRWLMDLGYRKALEKEGYGDSSPRPGSTPRATGTGTGTGTGLGQEGAKRRMRVTAVRRETPSALTVTLEDAVGPGSPVHFRPGQFFTLVTDVAGRTVRRAYSASSVPGSPRLEVTVKRVSDGLFSNHVHENLKTGDSLEIRGPSGTFCVDQQRSADGELVLIAAGSGVTPMMSIIRTVLAARTDTRLALLYGNRTEEEAIFARELDRLQRQHPDRLTVTHRLTRPSPAWTGDRGRLEADAIRHWLKELAPSLRARYFVCGPDAVADTALEVLKEWGVPESRTHVESYTSAHTDSGATATGPHRMSVEENGQRIGTVVVEPGETLLGAGLDAGLPMPYSCTVGNCGECLVRLREGQVDVGRPNCLTRQQQAEGYTLACVGRPRSAVTIDIGET; this is encoded by the coding sequence ATGCCCTCCACACCCCCACCGGACAGCAGTCCTGCCGCCGGCCCGCCCTCACCGGCGTCGATCAGCCGGATGACGACGGTCGAGGAAGTCGTGGCGGCCGTGGGACGTGCCTCTCCCATGGTGATGAAGAAGCAGATCGACCGGCTCGACGAGGGCTGTACGACGGTGATCCGGCGTGCCCCGATAGCGGGCCTCGGCTACGAGGACAGCCGCGGCGACCGCCGGACCACCTTCGTCGGTGGCGCACCCGGCTTCGCACGTGTGGACTCCGCGACCCGCATCGCCGTCCCCTTCGCCACCGCAGACCGCCCGGAGCGGCCGGCGCCGCACAGCGGAGTCTCCTTCGTGTTCCTGCTGCCGGGCGTCGGCGAGACGCTGCGGCTCAACGGGAACCTGGCCGCGTACGACGGCGCCTTCCTGGTCGTCGACGTCCAGGAGGCGTACGTGCACTGCGCGCGGGCCGTCCTGCGCTCACGCCTTTGGCAGCAGCAGCACGCCGGTGCCCCGGCCTTGACACCAACTGCCTCCGCGGCCGGTACGGGTCCGGCCTCGGCGCGGGACACAGCCGGTACGGGTCCGGTCTCGTCCAGGGACATGGCCGTCGGTACGGGTCCGGCCTCGGAGACGGCCGGGGCGCCGCTGCACAGGCCGGGCATCGCCCAGTTCCTGCGGAGCGCGCCCTTCCTGGTCCTGTCCAGCGGTGACAGCTCCGGAGGCGGTGACACCAGCCCTCGCGGAGACCAGCCCGGGTTCGCCCGCGCTCTCGACGGACACACCCTCGTCCTTCCCGACCGCAAGGGCAACCAGCGCGCCGACACCCTCCACAACCTCCTCCAGGACGAACGCATCGCTCTCGCCGCCCTCGTCCCGGGCCGTACGGAGGTGCTGCACCTGCACGGCACCGCCCACGTCACCGACGACCCCGCACTGCTGGAGACCATGTCCCTGCGCGGGGCGCCACCGCAGGCGGCACTCGTCATCAGGGTCCGCGACGCAGCCCTGCGCACCAGCCCGGTCGTGGAGCGCGCGCAGTTGTGGAGCCCCGCCGCGCACGTGGAACGCGGAGCGGTGCCGGACCTGATAGCTCTGGCCTCCCGGCACGCGGCGGCCAATCCGACGAAGGTCAAGGGCGGCCCGCCCGCCTTCCTGGCCAAGCCGCTCGCCGCCTTCCCCCGATTCACACGATGGCTGATGGACCTCGGATACCGAAAGGCGCTGGAGAAGGAGGGCTACGGGGACTCCTCGCCGCGTCCCGGATCCACCCCGCGCGCCACCGGCACCGGCACGGGCACCGGCACGGGTCTCGGGCAGGAGGGTGCGAAGCGGCGGATGCGGGTCACGGCGGTGCGCCGGGAGACGCCGAGCGCCCTCACGGTCACGTTGGAGGACGCGGTCGGTCCCGGCAGTCCTGTGCACTTCCGGCCCGGACAGTTCTTCACCCTTGTCACCGACGTCGCCGGGCGGACTGTCCGGCGCGCCTACTCGGCCTCCTCGGTGCCCGGCTCGCCCCGACTGGAGGTCACCGTCAAGCGCGTCTCGGACGGGCTGTTCTCGAACCATGTCCATGAAAACCTGAAGACGGGAGACTCCCTGGAGATCCGCGGACCCTCGGGCACCTTCTGCGTCGACCAGCAGCGGTCGGCCGACGGGGAGTTGGTGCTGATCGCGGCAGGCAGTGGGGTGACCCCGATGATGAGCATCATCCGTACGGTCCTGGCCGCTCGGACGGATACTCGGCTGGCCCTGCTCTACGGCAACCGCACAGAGGAAGAGGCCATCTTCGCGAGGGAGTTGGACCGCCTGCAGCGACAGCACCCGGACCGTCTGACGGTCACACACCGACTCACCCGCCCCTCACCGGCGTGGACCGGCGACCGTGGCCGCCTCGAAGCCGACGCGATCCGTCACTGGCTCAAGGAGTTGGCGCCCTCCCTGCGTGCCCGCTACTTCGTGTGCGGTCCCGATGCCGTCGCCGACACGGCCCTCGAGGTCCTGAAGGAATGGGGCGTCCCCGAGAGCCGGACCCACGTCGAGAGCTACACCAGTGCCCACACCGACTCCGGGGCCACGGCAACAGGCCCCCACCGGATGTCCGTCGAAGAGAACGGGCAGCGGATCGGCACCGTGGTCGTGGAACCGGGTGAGACGTTGCTCGGCGCCGGCCTGGACGCGGGACTGCCGATGCCGTACTCGTGCACCGTCGGCAACTGCGGCGAGTGCCTGGTCAGACTCCGCGAGGGACAGGTCGACGTGGGCCGGCCGAACTGCCTCACCCGACAGCAACAGGCCGAGGGCTACACCCTGGCCTGTGTCGGCCGCCCACGCTCGGCGGTCACCATCGACATCGGCGAGACGTGA
- a CDS encoding LysR family transcriptional regulator has protein sequence MTSMELRQLRYFVAVAEELNFGRAAERLLIAGPSLSQQIKALERDLGVRLFDRDRRSVSLTQAGAALLPHTRALLERAGDLQRRAGRLAGSEPVRLGYVNWLPPDLTTRAAAVAQLHIDAWIAPSHTQAARVADGSLDLAVCWVRTEDLEQRGLHARLIGADRLYAVATGEDTSSVAARDTAALLDDDTTSWSSWNAYAELLARDTGARAVRVSDGGITGPAFFDHVRRSSRPVINSPKGQTTPLPPDLVRRPVVAPEIHWTWSLVRRAGEERPAVLALVDALCDSVGDLGIHAPDAWLPESDPHR, from the coding sequence ATGACGAGCATGGAGCTGCGCCAACTGCGGTACTTCGTCGCGGTCGCCGAGGAGCTGAACTTCGGCCGGGCCGCCGAGCGCCTGCTGATCGCGGGGCCCTCCCTGTCACAGCAGATCAAGGCCCTCGAACGCGACCTGGGCGTGCGGCTGTTCGATCGCGACCGCCGCTCGGTGTCCCTCACCCAGGCGGGTGCGGCGCTGCTCCCCCACACCCGCGCCCTGCTGGAACGAGCCGGTGACCTCCAGCGGCGCGCGGGCCGGCTGGCCGGATCTGAACCGGTACGGCTGGGCTACGTCAACTGGCTCCCACCCGATCTCACCACCCGCGCCGCCGCGGTGGCCCAACTCCACATCGACGCGTGGATCGCGCCCTCGCACACGCAGGCCGCCCGGGTCGCCGACGGCAGCCTGGATCTCGCCGTGTGCTGGGTGCGGACCGAGGACCTGGAACAGCGCGGCCTGCACGCCCGGCTCATCGGCGCCGACCGGCTCTACGCCGTCGCGACCGGCGAGGACACGAGCAGCGTGGCAGCCCGCGACACCGCCGCTCTCCTCGACGACGACACCACCTCCTGGTCGTCCTGGAACGCCTACGCCGAACTATTGGCACGGGACACCGGGGCCCGCGCGGTACGCGTCTCCGACGGCGGCATCACCGGCCCGGCGTTCTTCGACCACGTCCGCCGCAGCAGCCGGCCCGTCATCAACTCGCCCAAGGGCCAGACCACTCCCCTGCCGCCCGACCTGGTCCGACGCCCGGTCGTCGCACCGGAGATCCACTGGACCTGGTCCCTGGTCAGGCGCGCGGGCGAAGAGCGTCCCGCGGTCCTCGCCCTCGTGGACGCCCTCTGCGACAGCGTGGGCGACCTCGGCATCCACGCCCCGGACGCCTGGCTGCCCGAGAGCGACCCGCACCGGTAG
- a CDS encoding glycosyltransferase, whose translation MRVVLSAYDSRGGVEPLVGLAVRLRELGAEVRVCAPPDEEFAKRLAGIGVEMVPTGRSVRRLVTGRTPPTAGGVPRRAAELVAAFHDNVMAQAEGCDVLVATGLVPAVAGVRSVAEKLGIRYVYVSHQPVSLPSPHHPPIPRPGRPLAPDVTDNQVLWDQDARDAQEVFGEAINTHRVSIGLPPVDNVRDHVFTDRPWLASDPVLAPWQRPADLEVVQTGAWLVPDERPLPAGLSAFLDAGTPPVYVGFGSIPMRDPEDVARVSIEAVRAQGRRVIVSHGWAELALIDGQDDCFVVGEANHQALFSRVAAVVHHGGAGTTTTATWSGAPQVVVPQGGDQPYFASRVADLGIGAAHDGPTPAFESLSAALRTALTPETRASATAVAGRVRTDGAAVAARLLLRADSRVSRG comes from the coding sequence ATGCGTGTGGTGTTGTCGGCCTATGACTCGCGCGGCGGCGTCGAACCACTGGTGGGACTCGCGGTGCGACTGCGGGAACTGGGCGCGGAGGTGCGGGTGTGCGCGCCGCCCGACGAGGAGTTCGCGAAGCGGCTGGCCGGGATCGGTGTGGAGATGGTGCCGACCGGCCGGTCGGTGCGCCGGTTGGTGACCGGTAGGACACCACCGACGGCGGGCGGCGTGCCCCGGCGCGCGGCCGAGTTGGTCGCCGCCTTCCACGACAACGTCATGGCGCAGGCCGAGGGCTGCGATGTGCTGGTCGCGACCGGCCTGGTACCGGCCGTGGCAGGTGTGCGGTCGGTGGCCGAGAAGCTGGGCATCCGCTACGTGTATGTCAGCCACCAGCCGGTCAGCCTGCCGTCGCCGCACCACCCGCCGATCCCGCGACCGGGCCGGCCCCTCGCGCCGGACGTGACCGACAACCAGGTGCTGTGGGACCAGGACGCCCGTGACGCACAAGAGGTGTTCGGCGAGGCGATCAACACCCACCGGGTGTCGATCGGCCTGCCACCCGTGGACAACGTCCGCGACCACGTCTTCACCGACCGCCCCTGGCTGGCCTCCGACCCGGTCCTGGCCCCGTGGCAGCGGCCGGCGGATCTGGAGGTCGTGCAGACCGGAGCGTGGCTCGTACCGGACGAACGCCCGCTCCCTGCCGGGCTGTCGGCGTTCCTGGACGCCGGAACACCACCGGTCTACGTGGGCTTCGGCAGCATTCCCATGCGCGATCCCGAGGACGTGGCCCGGGTGTCCATCGAGGCGGTACGCGCTCAGGGTCGTCGCGTGATCGTCTCCCACGGCTGGGCCGAACTGGCCCTGATCGACGGCCAGGACGACTGCTTCGTCGTCGGTGAGGCCAACCATCAGGCACTGTTCAGCCGGGTGGCCGCCGTCGTGCATCACGGCGGCGCGGGCACGACCACGACGGCCACCTGGTCCGGCGCGCCTCAGGTGGTGGTGCCCCAAGGGGGCGACCAGCCGTACTTCGCCTCCCGTGTGGCAGACCTGGGCATCGGCGCGGCACACGACGGTCCGACTCCGGCCTTCGAGTCCCTGTCGGCCGCGCTCAGGACGGCCCTGACCCCCGAGACACGCGCGAGCGCCACCGCCGTCGCCGGCAGGGTCCGTACCGACGGGGCGGCGGTGGCCGCCAGGTTGCTGCTGCGCGCCGACAGCCGAGTCAGCCGTGGCTGA